The window GCCATCCCGATCACCCGATGCTGATGGGCTCGCAGGGCATAGTACGCCACCGCCACAATCACGCCGACTTTAATGATGCCGAATAGTAAACGCATGATGCCGCGGATTGACAGGATTCGCTGTGCACCAGAGAGCGGACTGATGTTGCTGAGTTTGGGCGTTAGTTTTTCGGGCGATAGGATCAGTCCAACCTGCGTGACGTTGACAGCGACCGCGCCGACAAACATCAACAGCAGCAAGGGGGCGATCGCAAACGCTACCTGTCCACACAATCGCATTAAATCGTGCGTTGCGTCCTGAGGAGAGTAGGCGCGCATGGTGGCGTTGGAGAGGCCCGCCTCGATTCCATTGGCTAAGATTGACGAGGTTGTGTGACCGAAGTAATGCATTGCTCCAATTGCTGCCAAGAGCAACGATGCCGAAGTCAGGTCTTGGCTCTTGGCAACCCGCCCCTGTTCCCGTGCCTGCTTGCGTTTGCGGTCGGTTGCAAAATGTTTTTTTTCGCCGTCAGACATGAGCTAGCTGCCCTTTGACCAGATCAGCGATAGCCGCTCAACATTGGCGGCCAAGTCGTCTTGAAAGATCCAGGCGACCGAGCCGATTGTGAGCGAGGTGACGACGAGTAATGCGAGCGCATTGACGCTCAATCCCACGGCGAGCACGTTGATCTGCGGCATGGTGCGGCTGATCAAACCTGTAACTAAATTACTCAGCAGCAGCGCGGCGACAACGGGCGCCGAAACACGTACGCCCGACGCGAGCGAGCCGCTCATGCAATCCGTGATCGCCTGCATCATCGATGCATGAAACACCACTCGGCCGGGCGGCATGGAATCGAAGCTCTCTACGAGAAGACTCAGCATGATGCGGTGGCCTCCGCTAAGTAGCATCACGGCCGTAACGAGCATGCCAACCATCCGGGCAAGTGCGGGCATGCTACTCCGGGTCGCCTCGTCCATCGATTCACCTAGCTGCATCCCGCCGGTGCTTGTGATCGCTTCGCCGGCAAGCTGAATGCCCGTAATCACAATCTGAACCGTGGTTCCGATCAGCAGGCCAATCATTCCTTCACGCGCGATCGCGATGGTGAGATCTGCCAGGTGATCGAAATCCGGCAGGTCTTGCATGCCCGGGCGATCGGCAATGGTGGGCAGCAACAAGGCTGTCATTGTCAGCGTCGATATCGCCTTGACGCGTCTTGGCACGCCAGCACCAATCGCAGGCATCGCCGCCAACATCATGCTCAATCGAGTCAATACGAGCACTCCAACAACCATGTGCTCGATCAGCCATTGGACCAGCGGCGTCATCGTTAGAGTCCGCCCGCAGTTTCAAAGACGCTCCGCGTGAACTCGATCATGCGGGTCATCAACCAGGGCATGCAGGCCACCAGGACCGCGGCCATCGCTAGCAGCTTGGGGACGAAAGAAACTGTCTGATCTTGAATCTGCGTCAGGGCTTGTACGAGCCCAATGGCTAGGCCCGCAGCCATCCCCACGAGTAACAAGGGGGCTGCCAGGACGACAGCCATCAGCAGCGTTTCACGTATCAAGTCAACTGCAGAAGAGGGTTCAAGCATGGGGGTAGTCAGTGGTCAGAAGCAAAAGGCTCGAAGTTAAAAAGTGCCGAAGCTGTTCATTAACATTTCAACAACCAAACGCCATCCATCGACGAGGACGAAGAGCAGCAGCTTGAATGGGAGCGAGATTACCGCCGGAGGCAACATCAGCATGCCCATCGAGATTGTGACGCTGGCAACGACCAGGTCGACGATTAGGAACGGCAAGTAGATTTGGAAGCCCATCAGAAAGGCGGTCTTGAGTTCACTCAAGATGAAAGCGGGCAGCAGCACTCGAATGGGGACATCCGAAAACGTACTCGGCAGCGGCGCATCTGCATCCATGTAGCTATAGAACAGGTGCACGTCGTCGTGGTTACCCGCCGTATCGATTTGTCGAGACATGAACTCGCGGACTGGGATCGAGCCAGCGTCATAGGCTTCGATCAGCGTCATCTCGATCTCCGGATCGGTATACGGCGCGATCGCATCGTCATAGACCCGAGTCCACACGGGCGTCATCACAAAGAGCGTCATGAACAGTGCGACGCTCGTCATCACTTGGCTCGGTGGCAGTGACTGCAGCCCGATGGCTTGTTTGAGTAATCCGAGCACGATGATGATGCGTACGTAGCACGTCGTCATCAACAGCACGGCAGGTGCGAGCGACAACACTGTGAGGAGCAGCATCGATTGCAGGCTGCCCGATAATCCTTCGGGGCTGGTCCAATTCTCGGGACCACCGTTGAGAAACTCGAGTGGTTGAGCACTTGCCGGAGAGGCTTCTGGCAGAGCGTTTTCTCGCTCCACTGACGCTTGACTGGTCACCGGATCAATAATCGCGTCGATATCCGCCCCGTCGATGGGGATCCCGCCGATCCGATCACCTGCACCGACTCGAATCGGTGCGGGCGTGCCCGCACGCATCGCCATGTAGGCTGAGCCAGAGGCCACCTCGTCCGCTCGCAGTGGGCTCACCGTCACGCCAGTCGCGAGCACCAGCAAGGCGACGCCAGCGAGGCAGATGCGGCAGGCGGAAGTGAGAAACACGTAGCGGATACCGTCGAGAGAGGACGCTGGGGATGCGATGCTCTCGGACTTTAGGAAAAATCGACCTTTTGGCGAAAGATGTTTTCTGACGCCAATATGCCGGCCCTGTGTCTTCGAAGGAACTGAAAACTTGTCGCCAGGTAGGTGGTAGCGTGCCGCAGTGCGTATCCGAACCTAAAGTTTCGGCAGTGCTTTCTTGACCGTGGCCCCCACGTCAATGGTTTCCTCAGTTGGTGAGCCCTCTGCTACGGTTAGTTCCGCAGTTGTTGACTCCGCCGAGCTGAATAGAGGGTCGACGTGCCGATACGAGGTTGCTGCGGGAGCGCCGTCAGGGTCATCGGCAGCAACCGCTGGCCCATCGGTCGTAAACTTGTCGACAGTTACCTTGTAGGTCCCAGCAGGGGCGCCCTCATATTTGCCATGAGTCATGATTTTGGCGACGCCTGTTGCATCGGTCGATCCACCACTGGCCCACGTATTGGAGGAATCCTGAGGAATGAGCTGCACACTCGCACCTTCCAACGGGGCTCCGCCCTGAATGACTTTGACGATGACTGGTTGCAGATCGGGCAGTCCGTCCGGTAGATCTTCGCCACCGCAACCGGATATTGTTAAGCACAGGCAGGTCAGTACGGCGCCGCTGGTTTTACGAAACTTCATTTTTTTTGAACTGTGGAGACGTTGAGATATGAATTGAAATACGGGAGAGTCGAGTTGCGCGAGGCCCTGCCAAAACGAGCAGTCGCTAGCGCGTACTGCTTGGGTTGAGCAGGGCCATGTGATCATGCAAGTGCATCAATCGAGCGTGACTGTTTCGCTTCCTTGGGGTGATCCCATTGCTCCCCAGATGCCATACGGGCTCTTGCCGACTTTGACCTGTGGCAAATTCGCGTTTCCTGCATCCACTGAATCTGTCACAAACCGAACTGAACCATCAAAACGGAGCGTCTGCACACCACCTTGGTGGTTGCCGCTGAGCAACACGGCAATCGCTCCGGCTATCGTGGATCGGGATCGCACGGGATTGTTGAAAACTCCGCAGCGTCCCCGTTAACCAGCGACACGGGCTGGGCGTCTTCCGCCAGTTCCCAGATCTGCGGCCGGGATCTACCTGCTGGCAGGTGCATCGACGATGGTGGCGGCATGAATTACCTTTCCAATGGCCTGTCCCGTCGCCTGCCGTTTTTCTACGGGTACGTGATGTTGCCCATCGCGATGCTGATGCAGATCGGCACCAGTCCAGGACAAACCTTCGCCGTGAGCGCATTCACGCCCGCGTTGCTGGCATCGCTCGAGCTATCGGAGAGTCGCTTGGCCCTCGCCTATATGCTTGGGACTTTCTTGGCGGCCGCGCCACTATCCATGGTGGGGCCCTTCTCGGATCGATTTGGGCTGCGGCTGACGTCGTTAATTGTGGTCGCACTGCTCTCGGGAGCATGCTATTTCGCGTCGACTGTGACTGGCTTCGCAACCCTATTACTGGCCTTTTTCTTGCTGCGGTTTTTAGGGCAAGGTTCACTGACTCTCTTGAACCAAAACACGACAGCGATGTGGTTTCGTTCTCGGATCGGTCGCGTGTCGGCGATCCTCAGTATCGGTACCGCAGCGGCTTTTGCCTGGGTCCCACAGATGCTCAGCGAAGCGATCCAGGACCATGGGTGGCGATCCACTTATCAGGTCATGGCGGTGCTGGTAGCAGTAATACTATTACCTCTGATCGCGTTGCTGTACCGCAACAAGCCAGAAGAGATCGGGCAGATGCTCGATGGCATGACTACCAAAGAACGACATGCCTCGCACCTTGCACCCACGGCCACCAGCGATGATCCGGCAATGACGCTCGCCGATGCGGGCCGGACGGCTACGTTTTACATTCTGGCGGCAATCAGCGCCGTTTGGGCAATGATCGGGACGGGAATTGTGTTCTATCTGTTCACCCTATGCGAGGATCGTGGCTTGCAAAGCTCGACGGCGACGGCGCTTTTTAAGACGTTCGGTCTGAGTATGCTGGCAATGCAGTTCGTCGGTAGCGTGGCGACGGATTACTTGCGACTGGATCGATTGCTGGGTCTCGGCGCCGTTTTGCTCTGCGTGGGCTTGGCCCTGATTTGGTTCGCACAGACGTCCTTGCTCATGCATGGGTTCGCGATCTGTTTTGGCGGCGGCCAGGGGCTGTTGATGGCCGTCACGGGCGTAGTGTGGGTTCGCTACTACGGACGCAAGCATCTCGGCAGCATTCGTGGGAGTGTGTGGTGCGCGACCGTCGCCGGCAGCGGCCTCGGTCCGCTGGTCATGGGGGCCGTCAAGGATGCGACGGCTAGTTACGACACTGCCCTTTTAATGTTCTTGCTGCTGTTGACCCCGCTGGCGATCGCCGCGTGGTTCGTCCGCCCGCCGGTCACGCATACTCACCCGGTCTGAGAGGTTCGCTCTGCATCATACTCTTTGGCGTTGCCCGCCCTGAAAGGACTCGGCGACTTCATAGAGATCGTCCCACAGATCACGTAGGTTTTTGATCTCGTCGAGATTCAACGTTCGTAGGTGATCTTGCACGTGTGAACGCAATGTCGGGGAGGTCTCGTCGGTGCTGTCTGGCAGTAAATCATCGACCAGCTCAGCGATGAGGCCTGGTGTGAGTCCGGTGCGATAAAGCGTTTCGTAGCCAGTGATGTCGTGGTGGCTGGTCGCGAGGACGAACTGCTGGTGACGCCGGCACCGCCAGGCGATCCACCGCCGGACGAGGGCGGGGATCTGCTCGGCACCATCGATCACAATCACCCCGCCGGACGCCGCTGTCCGCAGGCACTGCGTTAACGTGCGGACATTGCTCAAAATCTCGCTGAGGTGATTGCTCTGAGTGAGCTGCACCCACGCGCCACCGGGCATGTCCAGTTCCAATTGCCCGGCGAGCTCTCGTAACAACGTTGATTTTCCAGTCCCATGATTGCCAACGATCACCCCGCAACGGGACTTGCGGAGTTGGGCGATAAAGCTCTCATTGAAAGCGGGGGGGGCCTTTTCAGCGGCTGGGTCACCAACTGCTGGGGCACCAGACGCGGGGTCAGCCTTGAGCAACCGGAACACCAATGCCCCGGGGCACACGTAGCGGCTGGCAAATGGGTTGGAGTGGTTACTGTGTGAGGAAGATATAGCCAGGGTCCATGGTTAAGTACCAATTCCGCCACTCTCGCTGAGCCCGGCGTAGTTCACCGTAGTCCTGCCTTTTCCCGGGTTCGATCTTCATATCAAACCCTTCGAATTTCCGGCTGATGAAGCGCAGGCCGTCGCGAGCATATGTTCGCACCCGGGTATCAGGATCATCGAGGGCGAAAATGAGCGAAGGCACGACTCGAATCTCATCGCTCTGGCCGAGCACTCGGGCGGCGACCCGACGAGCCTGGTAGGACGACGACCCTCTCACGAGACGCTCGAGACGGCCAATCTGCGCTTTGCGGGTTTTAGGGTCGTCAGAGAGTTTCATGTCCTCGGGCAGTGACTTGCCTTCGAGTGCGCTGGGGTCGTCGCCTTCGAGCATGTCGAGTAGATCAGTGACCGCTTCGGCCACCGGTTCGCCTTTGATCTGACCACCGTCGACACGAATTTTTGTCGTGTCTCCTGGCAGCTCGCGCCCCCCCCTCAATGCACCTTCCGCTTCCTGCTCGATTGCCTTCTTTGTTCCCCGGATCAGGAACAGCATCGCAAACGAGCTCGACACAGAACTGGTCGTGTAGGACTGTCCGGGCCACCCTCGTCCTTTTTGCTCTTTTCCCTTCAGGTAGTTGACACCAATGTCGTACCAGCCCGCCATTTCTCGGTAGTCATCACCCATGATGACTTCGCGGAAGCTCTCGTACCGTTCGAGCGTGTACAGTTGGTAATAGGGCCATGCCGATTGAACCTTGGCGGGATCGGGCGAATTCGCGCTGATGCTGAGGTATCGCTGGCAATCATCGATAGCTTGGCGAATGGGCGCGGGATCGTATCCTGGTTTGTCCGATGAGGTTTCGTCCTCGACCAAATCCTCTTGGAACAATTTAACGGACTTGGGTAGTCCGACGATGCCGGTTTTCCCTTCGGCCATCGCTTCGCCCCAAACCTCCAGGATGTCCGCTGCGATCATCAATGCACTGCCGCCGGCAACGGCCATGGAAGGGGTCAGTCCGCCCTGTTTGATGCGTGTCATGCTGCCGGGATCTTCGGCCAGATAGGGCCACCCGCCACTGGGGTCTTGGACGCGCAGCAACCAACCGATCGTGGCTTGCACGCCCTTGTAGTCCACCGCGATCCCCGCCCGATCCAACGTCCAGAGGGCCAGTACCGCGTACTGAGTCTGCGAGACGTCGCCCTTGCGGTCGCCAGGATACGAATAGCCGCCATGGGATTCTCGGTCTTGACGCAGGAATTTCTCGTACAATTTGAGTTGGGGGCGATACTTCTTGCGGTCCACTTCGGCCAGCACTAACACCGCCGTGGAGACAGTGTAGAGGGTTTTGTTTTCACCGCCGGGGAAGTTTCGCTGTTGGGCGTTGTTGAGCATATTCAGGAAGGACAGGGCCGCCTCGACTCCCCGACGCACCACGGGATTGTTTTTATCATGGTGAACCTTCATGACGGCGTAGCCGGCTAAACAAAGCTCTCCGTGTCCCCCGGAATAGGTGAGGTCTAGTTTGTAGAACGGTGCTGCCTTGACGTTGGCCAGCATTCCCGCCATCCCCCCCTCGACCATATTGACGACGACAGGGTCATCGACGGAGTACGCATTCGCTTTCGACGCAGGAACGATCGAGGTCAGAAGTGTCGCGATAAGCAGCGATAACGACAGAGCATGGCGGAGCATGCGTGGTCTGAAGGCAAACATGGACTCAGGGCCGGCAAAATAGGGACGGCGTGATGAAAAGACGAGAAGAACGCGCGCGAATGGCACCATTTTCAAGCAATAGGCTAGCGTAGTCCAGTGTGAATCACAAATTTTTTTGGTTCGGCGTAAGATCCTGCTGCCCAAGTGCTATCGCGTGGCGACCAAGATGGTTCGCTGCACGTCAGAGGATTCATGCGAACGCTCGCTCGGATAGCTTTCGATGTTTGGGAAAAACCGGTTCAATTCCCGCTTCCACACATCCATAGCATAGTCTGACTGGCGATGGGGCACATTCCACTGCTCGATCCAGTAGTCGTTGCCCGGCACGTACTCCAGCACAAGGGTCTTGCGCGTCACCGCCGCAGCGATCTCGACGATGGACGAGACTTCATAGCCCTGCTTGAAAAACAGATGATGGGCCAGCGCCAGCATCAGGGTGTGGTCTGCTTGGAAACGTTTTTCCAGCGGATCATAGAACCGGGGTCCGTGAGCAATTGCGGGGCTGAAGAATGAACCAACCACCGGGGTGATGGCGAGGTCGTGCTGTTTGGCGTGACGATAGAGGTCGTCAATGCAGGTCCGGTCGGTATCCATGCTAACGACGCTCAGGTCCAATTGCGCCGCCAGGACGCTGTACCAGCCAGTGTTGCAGCCAACATCTAGCAGCGTGCCCCCATCGAGAGATTTCAGGATCTTGGCGACACTCTGTTGTTTTTCATTCCAATCAGGCTGTGGCTGAGTGCCTGGCTCGGGAAACGAGCCCGCGTAATGGGACCATCGTGTTTGCGGTCGCGGGATAGGGCACTTCTGGATCTGATTGCGAAGCATCTCGGCAAGCCGAATGGCAGCTGGTGGGCCGCCCTGCTCGTTGATCGCCATTAGCTTGGCATATTCTCGCTGTCTGCGCTTCCGCATCCACTCGAATTGCAGTGAGTTCAGTAGCGGAATCGTCGCCTCCACAGGGACCCAGTTGTCTCGGCCTAGTAAAAAGAAGGCGTAATCCGCAGCCTGCCTGTGGATCAATTGCAGCGGGTGCAGGAAGCAATTGAGGAACTCATTGAGCGGCTTCCAATTCTCGCCAGCGGAGAGCGGAATGATCGATGAAAAATCGATGTAGCGCACCTGCGCTCCAGCGAACATCATGTTCCATCCATGGCTGTCTTGAAGCTGGAGTCCGTGGGCGGCGAGCTTGGTGCTAATCTCCAGGAACAGCAGTGCTGCGTCCCGCAGCATTCGGGGCGACCACTCACTGACCAGAGGGCTGGGCGGTAACGCTTCATGCTCGACGACGAGATCATAACCCTCGATCTGGGCGTCCGAACGCCACGTTTTCACGATATTCCACTTCGGCATTTCTTCGAGGAGACCGGCATCTTCTAACCGGCAAAACGCCGCCGCCGAGTCGCCCCGCAGGGCGCGAAAGACACGCCCGTCTTTCCAAAACAAGCGTCCACCCGGGTCTTCGAATGAATGCGGGGACCAGTCAATGGAACTGAAGTCCAGTTGAGTGGTGGAGGTTGGTGTGCTCATCAGGTGGATTCCCTGTTTTCGATTGTCCATGAAGCGTCGGGAACCAGGTGGCCTTGGTACTGGGCATCGGGCAGCGAGCCCGTTCCGTAAACGTCACGCATTTCGATCTCGAATTGGCCGCAGCCCAGGAGGGTTTCGAGCTCGTGATCGTGTCTCCAAAGTGATGCATCGACGGTATATTGTCCCACGTTGAGCGGGACGTCGTGCCACGTCGCACTCGCACGCGTGGTCCCAGATAAAGACCAGCGTGCGTTGTACTGCACATCGGTGTGCAGTGTCGCGATTCGCCCGACACCCCGTTTCGAAATGACAAAGCCAAATCGTGGGTCGTCTAGCGGTAGATCCGATGCTAACTCGGCTTCAAAGACAATTGTGTCATCAACGAGGAAGCGATCTCTGCTCTCACCGTGTGCGTTGAGGAGCCGCACCGATTTGATATGTCGTGAAGTTTGCGACGATAGTTTTTTCTGAGTGTCATCGGCTTCCGCGTCCAAGTATCGATGGACGACTTCGGTGGGCGATCCCTGATCCGTCAGACGCCCGTGATCGATCCGGATAGCGTCACTGCACAGGGTCTCGATTGATCCCATGTTGTGGCTAACAAACAGAACGGTCCGCCCAGACTGTGCGACGTCGCGCATGCGGCCGATGCACTTGCGTTGAAATTCCATATCGCCAACTGCCAGGACTTCGTCGACAACGAGGATCTCACACTCAAGATACGCGGCCACGGCAAACCCCAATCGGACGGTCATGCCACTGCTGTAGCGTTTCACCGGAGTCTGGATGAATTTCTCACATCCTGAAAACTCAATGATTTCGTCGAGTCGTGACGTGATTTCTTGTCGCGACATGCCGAGAATCGCACCATTGAGGTAGATATTCTCAAGGCCGGTTAACTCAGGATGAAACCCGGTGCCGACTTCCAATAGGCTCGCAATTCGACCCCGCACGCAAATCTGACCTGTCGTCGGGGCGGTAATCCGCGAGAGCATCTTCAGCAGGGTGGACTTGCCTGCTCCGTTGCGGCCAACGATCCCCAGAATCGTGCCCTGGGTGACGTCGAGCGAGAAATCTCGTAACGCCCACACCGCTTGGCGATCTTGCTCTGTTTTCTCTGGAGACTCGTCGATCTTCGAAAAGGGATCCGGCTTGCCACGCAGTCGCGCCCAAGTGCGATTTAAATCACTCGATAGTGTCCCCGTGCCGATGTTGCCCAGTCGATAGCGTTTTCCAAGGCTTTCCAGACGAATGGCGATGGACATAAAGCGGGCGGACAAATCGTGCGGCTGTGAGCGAATGCGAAGCGAAGTATACTCCCTGTCGTTGCAAATGTCGTCAAGACTTTCATTTTCAGAGGGAGACTGAGTTTGCTGAAGAATAGCTTGATCGGCGTTTGGCACGCCTTGAAATACGACGCCTTTATCTGGAGTCATGGATTGCGCCGCGCCGACAAGATCGCAACCGACATGACAGGACCGGAGAAAATTGCACTTTACCGACTCGTTTGCGAGACCAAGCCCCAGGTCATCGTCGAAATCGGATCGTATCTTGGTGCCTCCAGTTCGTTCATGGCTCGAGCGGCGCAGAAATCCTCGCCGGGCTGCCGGCTGTACTGTGTCGATACATGGCAAAATGACGCCATGCCCGAAGGGCAACGAGATACATTCGCTGAGTTTTCCCGCCATACCGAGTCGTACCAGTCGCTCATTCGGCCGCTGCGTCAGCGGAGCGACACAGCCGCACGGGATTTTGAGGGCAGCATCGACCTGCTCTTCATCGACGGCGATCACGAGTACGCGGGCGTGAAGTTGGATTGGGATAGCTGGTTGCCCCACCTTCGTGATCAGGCGACAGTGGTCATGCACGATGTGGGCTGGGCGGCGGGAGTCCAACGCGTGGTGGACGAGTCGATCTTGCCGATCTCCTCCGACGTCGGCCGGCTGCCGAACCTGTTTTGGTCAACAGTCCGCAAATCGTCGTCTTCAGCTCGGTAGCCAGGCTAACCGCTGCCAGTCGAATTGGGTTCGCGGAGTCGGG of the Allorhodopirellula heiligendammensis genome contains:
- a CDS encoding class I SAM-dependent methyltransferase — translated: MSTPTSTTQLDFSSIDWSPHSFEDPGGRLFWKDGRVFRALRGDSAAAFCRLEDAGLLEEMPKWNIVKTWRSDAQIEGYDLVVEHEALPPSPLVSEWSPRMLRDAALLFLEISTKLAAHGLQLQDSHGWNMMFAGAQVRYIDFSSIIPLSAGENWKPLNEFLNCFLHPLQLIHRQAADYAFFLLGRDNWVPVEATIPLLNSLQFEWMRKRRQREYAKLMAINEQGGPPAAIRLAEMLRNQIQKCPIPRPQTRWSHYAGSFPEPGTQPQPDWNEKQQSVAKILKSLDGGTLLDVGCNTGWYSVLAAQLDLSVVSMDTDRTCIDDLYRHAKQHDLAITPVVGSFFSPAIAHGPRFYDPLEKRFQADHTLMLALAHHLFFKQGYEVSSIVEIAAAVTRKTLVLEYVPGNDYWIEQWNVPHRQSDYAMDVWKRELNRFFPNIESYPSERSHESSDVQRTILVATR
- a CDS encoding DUF1559 family PulG-like putative transporter — encoded protein: MRSRSTIAGAIAVLLSGNHQGGVQTLRFDGSVRFVTDSVDAGNANLPQVKVGKSPYGIWGAMGSPQGSETVTLD
- a CDS encoding class I SAM-dependent methyltransferase, which produces MLKNSLIGVWHALKYDAFIWSHGLRRADKIATDMTGPEKIALYRLVCETKPQVIVEIGSYLGASSSFMARAAQKSSPGCRLYCVDTWQNDAMPEGQRDTFAEFSRHTESYQSLIRPLRQRSDTAARDFEGSIDLLFIDGDHEYAGVKLDWDSWLPHLRDQATVVMHDVGWAAGVQRVVDESILPISSDVGRLPNLFWSTVRKSSSSAR
- the fliP gene encoding flagellar type III secretion system pore protein FliP (The bacterial flagellar biogenesis protein FliP forms a type III secretion system (T3SS)-type pore required for flagellar assembly.), whose product is MFLTSACRICLAGVALLVLATGVTVSPLRADEVASGSAYMAMRAGTPAPIRVGAGDRIGGIPIDGADIDAIIDPVTSQASVERENALPEASPASAQPLEFLNGGPENWTSPEGLSGSLQSMLLLTVLSLAPAVLLMTTCYVRIIIVLGLLKQAIGLQSLPPSQVMTSVALFMTLFVMTPVWTRVYDDAIAPYTDPEIEMTLIEAYDAGSIPVREFMSRQIDTAGNHDDVHLFYSYMDADAPLPSTFSDVPIRVLLPAFILSELKTAFLMGFQIYLPFLIVDLVVASVTISMGMLMLPPAVISLPFKLLLFVLVDGWRLVVEMLMNSFGTF
- a CDS encoding ABC transporter ATP-binding protein translates to MSIAIRLESLGKRYRLGNIGTGTLSSDLNRTWARLRGKPDPFSKIDESPEKTEQDRQAVWALRDFSLDVTQGTILGIVGRNGAGKSTLLKMLSRITAPTTGQICVRGRIASLLEVGTGFHPELTGLENIYLNGAILGMSRQEITSRLDEIIEFSGCEKFIQTPVKRYSSGMTVRLGFAVAAYLECEILVVDEVLAVGDMEFQRKCIGRMRDVAQSGRTVLFVSHNMGSIETLCSDAIRIDHGRLTDQGSPTEVVHRYLDAEADDTQKKLSSQTSRHIKSVRLLNAHGESRDRFLVDDTIVFEAELASDLPLDDPRFGFVISKRGVGRIATLHTDVQYNARWSLSGTTRASATWHDVPLNVGQYTVDASLWRHDHELETLLGCGQFEIEMRDVYGTGSLPDAQYQGHLVPDASWTIENREST
- a CDS encoding flagellar biosynthetic protein FliQ, with the translated sequence MLEPSSAVDLIRETLLMAVVLAAPLLLVGMAAGLAIGLVQALTQIQDQTVSFVPKLLAMAAVLVACMPWLMTRMIEFTRSVFETAGGL
- a CDS encoding ATP-binding protein is translated as MFRLLKADPASGAPAVGDPAAEKAPPAFNESFIAQLRKSRCGVIVGNHGTGKSTLLRELAGQLELDMPGGAWVQLTQSNHLSEILSNVRTLTQCLRTAASGGVIVIDGAEQIPALVRRWIAWRCRRHQQFVLATSHHDITGYETLYRTGLTPGLIAELVDDLLPDSTDETSPTLRSHVQDHLRTLNLDEIKNLRDLWDDLYEVAESFQGGQRQRV
- a CDS encoding MFS transporter — encoded protein: MNYLSNGLSRRLPFFYGYVMLPIAMLMQIGTSPGQTFAVSAFTPALLASLELSESRLALAYMLGTFLAAAPLSMVGPFSDRFGLRLTSLIVVALLSGACYFASTVTGFATLLLAFFLLRFLGQGSLTLLNQNTTAMWFRSRIGRVSAILSIGTAAAFAWVPQMLSEAIQDHGWRSTYQVMAVLVAVILLPLIALLYRNKPEEIGQMLDGMTTKERHASHLAPTATSDDPAMTLADAGRTATFYILAAISAVWAMIGTGIVFYLFTLCEDRGLQSSTATALFKTFGLSMLAMQFVGSVATDYLRLDRLLGLGAVLLCVGLALIWFAQTSLLMHGFAICFGGGQGLLMAVTGVVWVRYYGRKHLGSIRGSVWCATVAGSGLGPLVMGAVKDATASYDTALLMFLLLLTPLAIAAWFVRPPVTHTHPV
- a CDS encoding flagellar biosynthetic protein FliR codes for the protein MTPLVQWLIEHMVVGVLVLTRLSMMLAAMPAIGAGVPRRVKAISTLTMTALLLPTIADRPGMQDLPDFDHLADLTIAIAREGMIGLLIGTTVQIVITGIQLAGEAITSTGGMQLGESMDEATRSSMPALARMVGMLVTAVMLLSGGHRIMLSLLVESFDSMPPGRVVFHASMMQAITDCMSGSLASGVRVSAPVVAALLLSNLVTGLISRTMPQINVLAVGLSVNALALLVVTSLTIGSVAWIFQDDLAANVERLSLIWSKGS
- a CDS encoding carboxypeptidase regulatory-like domain-containing protein, with protein sequence MKFRKTSGAVLTCLCLTISGCGGEDLPDGLPDLQPVIVKVIQGGAPLEGASVQLIPQDSSNTWASGGSTDATGVAKIMTHGKYEGAPAGTYKVTVDKFTTDGPAVAADDPDGAPAATSYRHVDPLFSSAESTTAELTVAEGSPTEETIDVGATVKKALPKL